Within the Clostridium scatologenes genome, the region TTTTAGCAACTATTGAGAAAAGATTATCAGTAATGTATTGATATTTTTACAAAAAATATAGACTCGATTTTAAATTTATGACTTTCAACAGTTCTGGAACTCTTGATTTGAATGAAGTTGAAGAAATAACAGGATATCCAGTTGAGGGGATTTATTTGAACTTAAAAATCTTATAGATGTATCTATATAAAACTTTGATTTTGTATATCGATCAATATGTTCAAGAGTAAATGCATTTAAGATATCGTCAGAAAGCATTTGATGGCTTACTAATGCTGAATTGGTTGATGTATGCCAAGAGTAAATAATCATATTTTAGGAGTTGCTTTAAAATGATAAAAATTAAAAATTTATATAAAAGATTTAATAACAATACTGTTTTAAATGGTATTAATTTAGAAATAAAGAAGGGAGAGGTTATTGTAATTATTGGACCATCTGGTACAGGAAAATCAACCTTATTAAGGTGTATAAACTATTTGGAAACTCCAGATAAAGGAACTATAGAGATAGAAAATTTAAAAGTAGATTTGGAAAAAATAAATAAAGGACAAATACATGAACTGAGAAAACATACGGCTATGGTATTTCAAAGTTATAACCTTTTTAATAATAAAACGGCTATTGAAAATATTACAGAGCATCTATCTGTAGTTAAAAAAATAAATAAAAATGAAGCAGAAAAAACGGCGATAGACATATTAAGACAAGTTGGGTTAGAAGATAAAAAAGACTACTATCCTTCACAATTATCAGGTGGTCAGCAGCAGAGAATTGGAATAGGTAGAGCTATGGCTGTTAGTCCAGATATAATGTTATTTGATGAACCTACATCAGCATTAGATCCTGAATTAGTTGGAGAAGTACTAGAGGTTATAAAAAAACTTGCAGAAAAAGATACCACAATGATTATTGTAACTCATGAAATGAGATTTGCTAGAGAAGCCGCAGACAGAGTTATTTTTATGGATAGTGGAAATATAGTAGAAGAAGGAACTCCAAAAGAAGTGTTTGATAATCCTAAAAATCCACGAACTATAAAATTTTTAAGACAAGTTCAATTTAATTAAGTATAGGGAGATTTAAATTTGTGATTTTTAAGATTAAGAAAGCTTTAAAATAATTTATATAATACTATTTTTAATATAGCAGGAGGTTATTTATTATGAAAAAGATTGGTTTATTAATAAGTGCAATATTGATATTTACTTTTTCTTTTGCAGGGTGTGCAAGTACTAAAAATACAGGAACTACTCAAGCTAGTAGTGATAATTTACTAGCAAAAATTAAAAAAGATGGAAAAATTAAAATAGGTACAGAAGGAACTTATGCACCATATACTTTTCATGATAAAAATGGAAAGTTAACAGGTTTTGATGTTGAAATATCAGAAGAGGTGGCTAAGCGTCTTGGTGTAAAAGCTGAATTTATTGAAACAAAGTGGGATGGCATGTTTGCAGGCTTAAATTCTAAAAGATTTGACGCTGTAGCTAATGAAGTTACAATAAATGATGAACGTAAGCAAAAATATGATTTTTCAGATTCTTATATAGTTTCTAGGGCAGTATTGATTGTAAGTAATGATAATAATAGTATTACAAAGTTTGAAGATTTAAAAGGCAAAAAGGCTGCAGAATCTTTAACTAGTAGTGGTGAAAAGGTGGCAAAATCTTATGGAGCTGAAATTGTGGTAGATGATGGATTTAATCAAGCTATTGATCTTATAACTTCTAAGAGGGCAGATGCTGTTGTTAATGATAGCTTATCATTTCTAGATTATAAGAAACAAAAACCTGATACTCCTATAAAAGTAGTGGCAAAGAGTGAAAAACCAGATGTTAATGCATTTGTGTTTAATAAGGGTAATAAGGAATTATTAGATGCTGTTAATAAGGCCATATCAGATATGAAAGCAGATGGAACATATCTAAAAATTTCTAAAAAGTGGTTTAATGAAGATGTATCAAAGTAAGATGGTGATAAAATGAATTTTGATGATAAAACATTAAAAATGATACAAATACTGGCAGATTCTTTTTTTCCATTACTGAAGGCTGGTTTACAATTTACAGTACCGCTTACACTAATATCTTTTATTCTTGGGTTGATTCTTGCTTTATTAACAGCTTTGGCCCGAATATCAGATTTTAAATCACTTGTATCATTAGCTCGTTTTTATGTTTGGGTTATAAGGGGAACTCCATTACTAGTTCAACTATTTATTATATTTTATGGATTGCCAGCAGTCGGTATAACAATAAATCCGATGATATCAGCTATTATTGGATTTACCTTAAATGCAGGAGCATATAATTCTGAAGTAATCAGAGCTGCTATTTTGTCAATACCTAAAGGGCAATGGGAGGCAGCACTTTCTATAAATATGACAAACAGACAAGCAATTCGACGTATTATACTACCTCAGGCAGTACGGGTTTCTGTACCACCTTTGGCTAATTCTTTTATATCATTAGTCAAAGATACTTCACTTGCTGCTACAATTACTTTAACTGAAATGTTTCAGGTAGCACAAAGAATAACAGCAACAACTTATGAACCATTGCTGTTATATTGCGAAACTGCATTTATATATTTAATATTTTGTACAGTATTATCTTCAATTCAAAATAACATGGAAAAAAGGGTAGGAAAATACGTATAGTATTATATCTATTGTGAAAGGTAAAAGAAATCATAGTTGGCATAAGCAAATCAATGCATAAGAAGGTAGGTGTAAATATCAATTGTGTAGAAAAACAGTCCAAACATTGTGCCGTATGTGCGATGAACACTGTGGTATAAATGTTCATCTTAAAGATAATACAATAATAAAAGTAAATGGCTATGATAAACATCTTTGGAATGAAGGTAGAATGTGTATAAAAGGATTATCAAGCATTGATATGTTTTATGCACCTGACCGTATATTAACTCCAGTAAAAAAAACAAAGCATGGGTTTAAAGAAATAAGTCTTCAACAAGCATTAAATGAAATAAGTGAAAAAATGATAAAAATTAAAGAAAAGTATGGAACTAGAGGTTTAGGTGTATGGAAAGGAGAAGCTGTAGGTACTGCTCAGCAGGAACAGATAGTACGAAGGTTTTGCAGTGCTTGGGGGACTCCTAACTATTTTTCAAATGATTCAGAGTGTTTTTTGGGAAGATGGATGGGATATTCACTTG harbors:
- a CDS encoding amino acid ABC transporter ATP-binding protein yields the protein MIKIKNLYKRFNNNTVLNGINLEIKKGEVIVIIGPSGTGKSTLLRCINYLETPDKGTIEIENLKVDLEKINKGQIHELRKHTAMVFQSYNLFNNKTAIENITEHLSVVKKINKNEAEKTAIDILRQVGLEDKKDYYPSQLSGGQQQRIGIGRAMAVSPDIMLFDEPTSALDPELVGEVLEVIKKLAEKDTTMIIVTHEMRFAREAADRVIFMDSGNIVEEGTPKEVFDNPKNPRTIKFLRQVQFN
- a CDS encoding amino acid ABC transporter substrate-binding protein translates to MKKIGLLISAILIFTFSFAGCASTKNTGTTQASSDNLLAKIKKDGKIKIGTEGTYAPYTFHDKNGKLTGFDVEISEEVAKRLGVKAEFIETKWDGMFAGLNSKRFDAVANEVTINDERKQKYDFSDSYIVSRAVLIVSNDNNSITKFEDLKGKKAAESLTSSGEKVAKSYGAEIVVDDGFNQAIDLITSKRADAVVNDSLSFLDYKKQKPDTPIKVVAKSEKPDVNAFVFNKGNKELLDAVNKAISDMKADGTYLKISKKWFNEDVSK
- a CDS encoding amino acid ABC transporter permease, with the translated sequence MNFDDKTLKMIQILADSFFPLLKAGLQFTVPLTLISFILGLILALLTALARISDFKSLVSLARFYVWVIRGTPLLVQLFIIFYGLPAVGITINPMISAIIGFTLNAGAYNSEVIRAAILSIPKGQWEAALSINMTNRQAIRRIILPQAVRVSVPPLANSFISLVKDTSLAATITLTEMFQVAQRITATTYEPLLLYCETAFIYLIFCTVLSSIQNNMEKRVGKYV